The sequence below is a genomic window from Lolium perenne isolate Kyuss_39 chromosome 4, Kyuss_2.0, whole genome shotgun sequence.
CGAATCAATATGTTACATGGAATTTCAGCTGGAGTGAAGCTTTTTTTTCCACAAAAAAAGTATACAAATCCCTTTATTGGTAATAATGAAGTGGCTAAACCAATCCTTGATCTATGGAAGACATGCAACATTCCGAgacaattttttttttgcttgcTTGCTCATGAACAACAGACTCAACACTAAAGATCTCATGTGCAGAAAGAATTTTTTGTGGAGTACAAAGATTGTGTACTATGTGATACATGCCCAGAGGAAACACTTATGCACCTATTTCTTTGAATGATCCTTTAGTCAAAGTTTTTGGTGGGCTATTGGCATAGAATGGAATACAGATCTACAACTAATAAACATGACATCTGATGCATGCCAAAGATACAAGCTGGACTTCATCATGGAAATCTTCATCTCTGGATGTTGGACTATCAAGGATCAGAGGAATTGCTATATTTTTAGAGACATTGCAACCTTTATCACATCATGTATCTCCAATTTTAAATCTTTCTGTAACACCAATCTTCATAGGGCTAGACCTAGCTTGAAGGAAGGCATGACCTCCTGGCTTGAAACTTTATGATTTGCTAGGCTAGGCTGATTGTTACCACCATCCACCTGTGCATTTTCCATTCATTATAATATAAAAATCGACAAATAGTAGGGTTTTTCCCTACTGTACAATTGTCAAAAAATCAAAAATGTCACTACACTTCGGATAAATAACTCAAAAAATATTGGGATTAACATGGTTAGTGCTACTTTTTTAGATGAGATTTCTATTATACTGCCCAGTGCCCACCGGCACCACCCTCttatctctctctcctccactcaACTTGTCCCCTGATCGACGCCGTCTCGTTTCCATCCCCTCCCCCACAGAAGTAGCCGACTCCACCATCCAGGCCTCCCCTGGAAGGAGCCGCCTCCATCTCCGGTAGGCTGCCCCTAATGAGCTCCACCTCCTCCGGATCTAGCAGATCGACGGAGAGGAACCAGGCGGCCATGGCGTCTGCTGCGGCAGCATGGGAGTGTCCTTCCTGCTCCTCTTCTCAAGGCAGCTCGGGAAGCTCGCCGGCCTCGTGTCGGCGTCGGCCAGCTCTGTCACCAACGCCGTCAAGCCGATTTTCTCTCGAGTTTATTTTTCCAATCTCACTTCTTCCTTTCTAATTCTGTTAGTTTTTGTGATTTTCTCCCGGTGAGTCGTGATGTTTATGATGGGGAATCAATGTTTCCTGTCCGAGATTTATTCTGGTGATTCTTGCTTCCTATTTAGCCTCTATTTTTCCCTAAGACAATCTTGTGATTTGCTCTTCCATTCTTTACTATTTGGCCTCCATTTTTCCGAACATAATCTGATCCAGATGCTGAATGTGTGATGGGCAAAATAGGTACAAATCCAATTAAGTATACCGGAATATTTTTGCCTATAGGTCCAGTGaacataagggcatctccaacggggcgacgcatttcagaTGTTCAAATTATCCAcgggtgtccgtttgcgtcgccggaCTGGTCGTGCGTTCGTTTGCAtcaggggtggctccagcgggccgacgcatttccGGCGCGGGCCAGTTTCGTTTCAGAAAAATCAGAAAAGAGCAAATTAGCTCTAATTTGCAAGAAACAGAAGCCTCAAATTATGTCAAATTGAGGTCCAAAAtaagttcatcacactttgcacatggtacggcgcaaagtggagtccaaaaggggcacaacaaggcctgaacagcataaaaagtccaaaaggaggccaaggtgtTGGGCGCGTGGCGCGGGTGATCAGGATTTCAGCGCGCCTTTCCATGAACCAGGCCCTGGTGTCATCGTCGACGCTGCTCAAGTCGGctagcatgatccttgtgtcctCTGCACGGGTCTTGGCCTCGGCGTCCATCCTTCGGGCCTCGGTGTCACACAGTTTGGCCTCGGCGtctgcctttttggcctcgaCGTCCATCCTTTGGACCTCAATGACCTCTTTCATGAGGTTGAGGAAGATGGAAGCTGCGACCTCTTTTTCCAGAtgcctcttctcgtccctagcaaCCAAGGCGGCATGATTGTCGGCCATCATCTTCTCCAGGCTCTGCGTGaatgcaatggcctgtgcctcccgggctagatcgaccttggtagccttatggcctcggggacgaggtggaagggcttGACGGCCATGATCGTCATCTTCCCCGTCGAGGTTGATCGTTGTCCCATTCTTCACAACTTCATCGTAGGCCGCAAAGCTTGTCCTCCACTTTTGCGCGGCCTAGAGCTTGTCCCAGCAATGGATCATATGGTAGCCTTCTTATGCACTGCCTTGAACCTCTCCAAGGCTCGGGATACCTGCAATCACGTCAACGCCGCTAATGATGTACATAGAATGATGTAAATAGAATAGAATGATGATGGTTGTCTCTTGTTTACCACTGAAATCACGCCAGTGCCGCTAACGGGGTTGTTGATGCAATGTTCGACGGCCgagcagaacttgcttgtctcttgtttgatgtagttccatctttttcAGAGGGACTCTTCCGTGCGAGGGCTTGGGATGTGGTAGGGCGGGTGCATCTTCTTCTCGTTGTACTCCTACATGACCTTGGCCCAGTACACCTTGCCCTTTTGTTGGGCGCCATTGATACAGTCATGGATTGTTGCCAGCCACGCATCACACAAACACTTGTCCTCGTCGTCGATGAATCCTTGTGTCCTGTGGCTCTCCTTCTTCTTCGTAGCATTGTCTGTGGTGAGGACAGACTCTGTTGGCGCGTCCTCAAAGTTGTCGACGCACACGGGTGTTTTGCGTGGGCTGGATGGCGAACAGCCGTGCGCGAtcgatgtcctccgcatcttgcgtCGGTGCCCACTCATCATGCGGGCATGTCCCGGCCCCGTCGTCGCCAACGAAGCGGCCGCCGAAGATCAAGGTCTGGATGTCTGTCTCATTCTAGTCCTTCCAATAGGCCTACAAATGACCGGTTGTCAAACGCATGATACATGGCAGTGGCACACATTGTCAGAGCACACataccgggtcgtccatcgtcggggcagtCGCTACTATTTCATCAAAAAGGATGCAGGGCACTGACATGCTCTCCTCCGGCAGCTGGCGCGTCTTGTGTGTCGCGCCCGGACACGAATCACCATTTCTAGGCTTTCGATTGAGGTCGGGAACCGGCGCCCCGTTGAACTGCACCGACGCCACGCCGGACGCGAACCGCGTCGCCGGGTGGCCCTacaagggagcgggagttccaggacgcagctgggaacttaccgagctcaccgacgaggccggaggagcgacaccggcgatcccctctcgcttgacgagcatgtagccctccgTTAAGGTCGGATGGAGGCCTACTTGCGCGACGTCGACTTTCACCTGCATCTGCCACGCCCGCTAGCCGGCGGCCGCTGCATTCCTCTCCTTCAGGTTCTTGCGCCGACCGCGATGCTTCGCGGCCTCGATGCATTTCTCCTCCTTGGACaacaccttctttgccgccttcggctttgcgTCCCGGCCGCCGGTGGTGGCCCGCTTTGTTTCCACCGAAGCTACAGCCTCCATGCTGGCTATGGccgtggctacgggggagtgtggggcggcggcgggtgcgagggttaCCTCGGCATCTATGGTggtggctgcggcggcgaggacgtccatcgcttctggactgctcgCGCTGGTCTACTTTGATTTTTCGCACCGGAATGGCAACTGGCGGGAATGTTATCGGCCTCCCTgccactgacgcgcgggtcctacgtcATTTTCGGTGGACACTCGGCGCGACCGCGGAGCCactgcggagacgcaaacctggcccatatttgcgccaggtttgcgtcgccgcgaacggcccggtcactttgcgtcgccccgctggagcaagaCCCAGACGTATTTTCGATcacggcggacgcaaacggtcgctggagatgccctaatgaaAAAGGCCCAGGTCAAATTAACGTAAAAGAATTATGAACTCCAATTAATGTAATGGTTTGCTTCCTTTCCAGTTAAGTAATGTTTTGGAGTACTGGTCATGTACTAAATAATACTGAATCTGTATATGCTGATTGTTGGCAAGTAGCACCGAACGAGTAGCATATGGATATCAGAGCAAATAGTCCACAGATTAGAGGTGCTTTTTTACTGAATAGAAGAATATAcgaggtgtgtgtgtgtgtgtgtgtgtgggggggggggggggggggtgtcttTGCAATGTACACAGCTAGCTGCATACACATCTTAAAGCATAAATGAATGCCCAGGATAAGGCAGGGACACCCACATATATGTAGAGTGGGATTTCCGGTAGAGTAAAATCCATCAATAGTACTTGAACTTGTTGACCAAAATCACAATGGTCATCGTACACAGAAAATACAAGTTTACGGTCACCCAATACGAGTTGGTGCGTCACATACGGTCAGTGGTGCTGGTGGGGGGCTGGGTATTCGATCGTGGCGAGTTACTGGACCCACCTGTCAGCCCTTAACCGTGCACATGGACTATTTTGAAGTAATAAGAAACAACAGGGCTGAATCAAAAACAAAATAGCAAAGAGATAAGGTGACATCTCCAACCTCTGCCTCCACCCCCTCCTGCCCGTCCCATCTTGTCGCCGCAATGCCAAAACGCCGCCTCCGTCAGCACCACGAGCCCCTCCAGGCCGCCAACAGCTCTGCTTGCTTGTCACTGGAGCGTGTGTGCAGGGGCGGTAGAGTGGCGCACCGGTTGTGCGGGTCGCCGAGGTAGGTGCCGGTGGTGCGCGGGTGTCACGCGAAGCGCCGCTGGTGGTGTTGGGAGCCTGGGAGGGCTCAGCGGTCGAGGAGGGGCAGAAGAAGCCGATTGGTGAGAGAGATTTAAGGTAGGGGTGGTGGGCTGCGCCGCTGCAGGAGGATGGGGACTACGAGTGAGGGCGGCGGGGTGGGTCCTCCGGTGGTCGGAATCCACGCGGAGGAAGTTGCATTGTAAGGGTGCTCGAGAATGTCCAGGGAGTTGCTGTGGTTTGAGGAGCACGTGATTGAGCTCGTCGTAGAGCGCGTGGAGAGGGGACATGCCGCAAACGGCGCCGGGGGCCATTAagccggtgatgctcgcggaccaCTACCCCCTCTTGGCCATGATCTCCGTCGGGCGTCGGCCTTGCAAACTTCTCTCTCAAGAATACGCGGCCGAGCCTCAGCAGCGGCACGACGGCTGGCAAAGGCCAACGCGACCTGCTACTTGGTCGCGCAGGTGCAGTACCTGTATGTGCACGTGGTACGCGGGCGAGGTGTGGCGGCCAGATCTTCGTGCGCGCCTTCGGAAGTGACGACCACCTCGGTCGCATCTGGTTCGACCTCTCCGAGGTGCCGCTCCGGCCACGGGCGCCAAGGCCCAAGGCCGACGAGATGCAGGTGGGGCGGCGTGGACGAGCGTGTGCGCGTCCGCGCCCGGGATGCCCCTGGCGGCGATGGACGGAAGAATAGCGTTGGTGATGGCCGGGGCGTGCTAGACGTCGCCCAACACCAGCACGCTCCTAGTCCTCATCCTCCCGTCGTCGAGCCGGAACTGGGGCAGGCCGCAGGCCGAATGCGTCTGGCGCTCGTCGGTTAATATTTGGGTTACCGTGGTGAACTTTGACCGGTGCCCCACTTGTCCACAGTTGGTAGATGGTTCTTTATGTATAGACAATTGCTTGTAAGTTTGGGGGCCTATTTGCAAAAACAAATTCTGACAGTGGATCTTGCAGCTTGCCATGTCATCAAATACACCGCTCTAACAGTACCAGTGACCGTCCACGACACACAAACTCGTATTGGGTGACCGTAGAACTGTATTTCCTGTGTACGATGACCAAAGTGATTTTGGTTGACAAGTTCAAGTACTACTGATGGATTTTACTCTTTCCGGTAAATAGGCAATTTCCTTTTGCTTTCCTGTAAAAAATCAGTGGAAAAAATAAAggaacaagaagaagaaaagtCCAGGCGCAAGTCAACCTGCACGCCCGCCGCCCCGAACTTGCTTCTTTCCTTGCTTGGTCCTCTCTCCCTCACGACCGCGACGCATTCCGCTCCGTCCTTCCGGCCGGTCTTCCCATGCTCTGGTATTCTCTCTCACCCGCATGAAGGGGCATTAATTTCTTCCTCACCATTACATCTTGGACCAACTTGTTGCTCTCGGAGGCGACTTGCtgattcctgaaattttatgtatATAAACCAGATGGATTCGGTGTAATTGAGCAAGGTGGGATTATATCATGAATAGCTTTCTTCGCTGATTCTAGGAAGCCGATTTTTGCTAACCAAGCCCACCTCCACGTGCGAGCGGACGAACCCAGCTAAGCCTGCTAATTTCGCTAAAAAAAAAAAGCTAAGTCTCCTAACCGTTTTTTTTGTCACTTATGTGGTGGTAGTGCTGGTAATATTTTCGAACTTAGCCTAAAAACGTACGGGTAAAATCGGTAAAAAATATCGGATcaaggaaacaatcctccctttattattaggtgtaTATAATATAGATAAATATACATTGGTAAACTTTTTACTAAATTTATTTATACGCACTGCATTTTGATTTTCAAGTAGTATAAACAACCATTACAATCCACATTTATTTGGAGAAGGTGAAAAATAAGTAAAAAATTACACGAATCAAGTGCAGATTCAGGTCTAGGGAGAAGCAAGGAGAACATATAAAACGGGCGGCCGAGGCCAGATCTACTTGGTGAACTCGATGGCCCAAGCGTTGGCGTAGATGTAGGTGGCCTTGACATTGGCGAATCCGGCGCCCTTCGCCAGCATTTCGAATTCCCTCTGGTACCTCTCCTTTCCACCAGGGGTGTCCGTGAGCATGATCATGTCGATCGTGAAGACCGTCTGCGCATTGCGCGAGGCATCGGCCGGGTTCACTGGTAGGACACACTCCACTACGACCACCTTGCCGTGCGGGGGGAGTGCATTATAGCAGTTCCTCAGCAGCGTCGCACATTGCTCGTCAGTCCAGTCATGGAGGATCCACTTCATGAGGATAGCATCAGCGCCGGACGGAACCTCCTTGAACATGTCGCCGCCGATGTGCCTTACGCCAGGATATGGCGGTGCCTCGGAGATGACGTGGGGGAGGTCGAAGTTGACTCCGCTGAGTTGTGGATACTTGGAGGTAATGGCGTGGATGGTGGCACCGGTACCGCCGCCGATGTCGACGAGGGCGCGGAGGCCGTCGAAGCCCGTGTAGGACTCGAGGAGCTtcttggtgatgatggtggagtggTTCTTCATGCCCTCGTTAAACACGCGATTGAACCGCGGGTCCGTGCCGTGGTACTTGAACGCCGGCATCCCGTGCGCCTTCTCGAACGGGAGGCCGCCGTTGAGGACTGCGTCCTTCAAATGATACCTGCGAATTAAGTTGGAGATTCAGTTTACTACTAGTTACTAGTGGACTAGTGGTAACATACAAGTCTCCAGTGGGACTCACAATTATTGGTTCCAAGTGGTTCCAAGTCTCAACTAAAGTCAAAAGTTAGAACTTTCCTAGGCAAGCACTCCAACATGCCATTTTAAGAACCTATCAAGATAGCCACATACTCCTCCGGTCCGTTTTAATCGACCCCACGCACAGcgtataaatagttaaatacacGTGATCTTTGCAGCTCATGCGTCGATTTAACGGATCAGAGGTAGTATATGTTCTTACATGATTATTACTACATGTCTGTTTAATGAAACTAATATGTTAAAAAAGATGTAGATTAAGCTCACCAGCTCTTCATAGTGACCTTATCGTGGCACATGAGGAGCAGCGCGGCCATGGAGACGCCGTCCTCGTTGGGTGTGAGCCACTTACATACCGGCGCGGGGCCGTAACGGCGGGCGAGGAGGCCGTCCTTACCCTCCTCCACCTCGCACGACACCACGTTGAACGACGCCAGCAGCCGCAGCATGCGGTCCACCATTGCCGGCGCGTCCGGGTTGGTAGTGGTCGATGGCAGCCGCGCGGCCACCTCGGACGGCGACAGAGCCTTCCCGCCGGCGCCCACAAGGATCTCTAGCATGCCTAGCTCGATGGCGTTTTTGAGCGTCATCGGCAAGATACACGCTGCCGCCAGCTGCATCGCGTACGTGCATGAGTCTTCGTCGTTGTTAGCTGCCGGGATGACGATCATTTCTGCGCCAGTGGAGCCCATGAGTTTGCCCTCTTCGGAGCTGTGCAGCCGATCGAGCTGCTTGTCTGGCTGGTGAAGGGCTTTCCCAGTGGGGATTATGTACTGGTTAGTGACCTATGCGCTCTTGTTGTAGAGAAGGTAGAATGAATGGAAGGGTTTATATAGGAGCAACGCTACTAGTAGTAGGTAGGGATATGGGTGAAAGATAGTATGAGGAAGCGTTCAACTCAATCTAGTTGAGCCGCACGTTGATATATTTATATAGAATGTTGCTTGTACAATCAGAATACTCTATTTCCCATGTATGCTTAGAAACGACAAGCCGTTTCATACCTATGCAAATGCCGTGAAACTTGTATTGTACTACTGTAGCTGGCAGTGTTGGCTACCCTAACCAGCGCCTGGCCCATGCATgcatggtcgtggtcgtggtcgtctcCGAACCACAGGATGTCGCCAACCGCTCGTCACCCGATCAACGGTCCCTGCGTCTCCACGAGATCGATCTGATGTCAGTCCAAACCAGCTGAACGAACGCAGTTTTTCCACCCACGTATAGATGTCTCGGTCTTATCTCTTCCCTTGTAGGAATAGTAtttgggagtgatgttttggaacatgggagcacatgctttctcttTTGTAAAATGTATCTTACacacattttgaatttcaaaaaaaattgaaacgaaaaatcTGTACATACATTTTCAAGTGCTACACGTTCATAAAGTTGTTTCGTAAAAAGTCGACTTGTCATGTAAcgtatgtaaaaaagacaaaactcaaaataatgctttttacaagataattttctttttttttacatagaccacaaaaaatattggatattcgtgaaacttgacgaacacatatatattatgaagatatacatgtagaatttttttttcaaaatttttaggcactttgaaatatgattttttggtagagaGAGCATACGCAcctgggagccgaattgaatttccgatagTATTCCTAGTATATCTCTAGGACTCCATCTAGGATTCtatctctaattttttttgatgaaatatattaatatcaaaagataccaattacactcagcCTCTGCAACATAGCAACACCCTAATGGTAGTACGGATGTACACAGctaaaaaacagaaaataaaactaagaaataaaagtccctctACAGTATCCCAGGCCTAGCAAcagtaatacatccaccaccaagacaacacctgaaatatagattctccaaaagcgacgccgccaagaagggaacaatgctcCAGCACCGTCGTCCGAccaacgatcttaggttttcaccctggagaTAGTCCCcgttctcaaaacaatgcctccaacaaggtcattgccagacacaaccagttaaggccagaccttgggttttcaccctgaaaggtaggactctgaacttcacatgtacTGTCGCAACCACTTTCATACTATTGGTTTGAAgcccgaaacaccaagcaagtccctcaacatcgcggagacatgaacctcccttagctagtcctcccatcTAGTCTttatgatattctcttcttctgactttcaCCATGGATCCATTGTCACTTGGTGTCAACACAAAAATGTCACCAAGCAAGCGATTAGAGCATGGATCCAATGTCACTCCATGATATATGGTtggatcaaaaaaaaaaaaactgcaaacCCACCCGTAGAACGTCTGTCTTCTAGACATCTAGACCAGTCAGCATTTGAAAAAGCGCTGACCAATGTAGACTTAGATCTAACAAAAGTTAATCCAACACTCGATGTACTCTGAACATATCCGAGTATCCTTTTGGCAATGAACTTTAGTAGGAGCATGCATGTACTGGCATACTTTGTTAACTGGAAAGGAGATTTCTGGACATGTAAGTGCCTAGTACTGTAAAGCGTACACAGTACTTCTGTATCTTGTAGTGTCTTCAGAGCCTAGTGCTTCTCCCCCGTGTGCTGTAATCGGCTCAGAAGAAGACAATGGTGTGGAAAAAGACATGCAATCCTTCATACCCACACAAGCTAGGAGATCAGCAGCATGCTTGGCTTAAGTGAGAACAAGACCAGCAGAGGTGCGCTGTACATCAATGCCAACAAAGAAGCTAAGATCCCCCAAGTTTTCAAGTGCAAAATCCGCACAAAGATCACGCAAGAGAGCATTGGTGGCATCTGGAGAAGAACTTGCAACAATGAGGTCATCCACATATATGAGCATATATATTGTAACTTCCAGCTTGTGATATATGAACAAAGAGGTGTCAAATTTGGACATGACAAAGATGAAGAAAACCAATTTGGAACTTAGCCGAGAGTACCATGCTTTAGTCGTTTGCTTCAATCCATAGAGTGCCTTGTCCAATTTGCAGACTAGATTGGACATGTGAAGTTGTTCATAACCAGGTAGTTGCCGCATGTAGAACTCCTCTTCCAGAACGCGATGTAAGAACACATTCTTTACATCTAACTGTCGAAGACTCTAATCCCTGGATAGTGCAAGAGAAAGAACCAATCTAATAGTAGAAGCTTTAACAACCAGACTAAATGACCGGACTAAATGTGTCATCATAGTCAATGCCATAACGCAGTTTGAAGCCTTTTGCCACCAGACGAGCCTTGTATGTGTCAACAAGGAACATGATTTGCAGTAGTAGTGTTAGGCATAAAGTCATTACAAAGTTCGGCCCAGTTTGGAGAATTTTGCAAGTGAGAAGGAAGCAACATGATTTGATTTCGAAGTAGTGCTCCAACATTTTTGTGGAGAGACTCACACTAGCAGGAAAACCATTATTGGTAGAAATGGCATCTGTGGCGCACGTAAAAAATATGCTCCATAAaatttatttctgtggcgcaccaaaaatatgCTCCACTGAAATAtgtaatttctgtggcgcatgtaggattggtgcgccacagaactttgCCTTTCTGTGGCTTATGTGGACGGATGCGCCACAGAACTTTGACTTTCTGTGGCTTATGTGGacggatgcgccacagaatctccATGGGGCCCACGCGGGGTCCAGTGTTGTGCATGGGGAAGGGAATTCTATGGCACATCTGCCACATGCGCCACAAAAAttcaaaattctgtggcgcatgaaggCATATGCGCCATAGAAGTtcatctttctgtggcgcatgtaagcatatgcgccacagaaagttgcaGGGTTTTTtctccccacgcaactccacccccccccccccccccgatagtCTTTTTTAGCATTgtaaatagatagaaatttcaaaaaataaaatccttcgaggttcccatgtattatgtcatctagcaccACTGAAAATTAGCAAACATGAATTTCAACTTTGTTAGCAAAATTGCGttgcaaaatcatcaaactggatttctggttgcatacgaactcggaaaaaacgcacaatatatcaaaatgttcccacgaaaaaTTCTACATCTGAATTCacccggttggacaatttttagaatcttcaaattcgaaaagagtaaaaagtta
It includes:
- the LOC127292657 gene encoding tricetin 3',4',5'-O-trimethyltransferase; this translates as MGSTGAEMIVIPAANNDEDSCTYAMQLAAACILPMTLKNAIELGMLEILVGAGGKALSPSEVAARLPSTTTNPDAPAMVDRMLRLLASFNVVSCEVEEGKDGLLARRYGPAPVCKWLTPNEDGVSMAALLLMCHDKVTMKSWYHLKDAVLNGGLPFEKAHGMPAFKYHGTDPRFNRVFNEGMKNHSTIITKKLLESYTGFDGLRALVDIGGGTGATIHAITSKYPQLSGVNFDLPHVISEAPPYPGVRHIGGDMFKEVPSGADAILMKWILHDWTDEQCATLLRNCYNALPPHGKVVVVECVLPVNPADASRNAQTVFTIDMIMLTDTPGGKERYQREFEMLAKGAGFANVKATYIYANAWAIEFTK